A genomic segment from Bradyrhizobium sp. ISRA430 encodes:
- the hemN gene encoding oxygen-independent coproporphyrinogen III oxidase codes for MQISLLNKYCDVRLPWYTIYPTVPDFSAMVGAKTCETWLRRLPPDEPVSLYIHVPFCRSICWYCGFPTSLTRGERPVRNYLAAVRDEIGLVAEQVPRALPVSDVHFGGGTPTTIAPSDFLALMELLRHCFAFSKSATIAIEIDPRGVTAEMVETLEAAGINRASIGVQSFDPVVQRAVNRVQSEELTASVVESLRQHGISRINFDLLFGLPHQTVRSCVDSARTALAMRPDRLAVFGYAHVPSYMKRQRQIDETALPDNVARAEQAAAIADTLVSAGYRQIGLDHFALPNDELALAQKAGRLRRNSLGYSADTCKTVIGLGPSAIGRLRDGYVQNEIATASYHQHIQAGRLATSKGYCLTAEDRLRAAIIERLMCDLQVDVPAICAAHGFDPMPLLDSADRLGMLAEDGIVEIEEGFIRVKQEHRFVIRAVAAAFDTYLDRTPY; via the coding sequence TTGCAGATCTCCCTTCTAAACAAGTATTGCGATGTTCGCCTGCCTTGGTACACCATCTATCCAACCGTACCGGATTTCTCCGCGATGGTCGGTGCCAAAACTTGTGAGACATGGCTGAGGCGGCTGCCGCCCGACGAGCCCGTATCGCTCTACATCCACGTTCCGTTCTGTCGCTCTATATGTTGGTATTGCGGCTTCCCTACAAGCCTTACTCGCGGCGAGCGACCGGTCCGCAATTACTTGGCAGCAGTGCGGGACGAGATAGGCTTGGTCGCAGAGCAAGTGCCGCGCGCTCTGCCGGTGAGCGACGTGCATTTCGGCGGCGGGACGCCGACCACCATTGCACCGAGCGATTTTCTGGCCTTGATGGAACTTCTGCGCCACTGCTTTGCATTCAGCAAATCAGCTACCATCGCCATAGAAATCGATCCGCGTGGGGTCACGGCCGAGATGGTGGAAACGTTGGAAGCGGCGGGGATCAACCGCGCGAGCATCGGCGTGCAAAGCTTCGACCCCGTGGTCCAAAGGGCGGTCAACCGAGTCCAGAGCGAGGAGCTCACAGCTTCGGTCGTCGAAAGTCTACGCCAGCATGGCATAAGCCGCATCAATTTCGACCTTCTCTTCGGACTGCCACATCAGACGGTGCGGTCCTGCGTGGACTCCGCGCGGACAGCTCTGGCCATGCGGCCAGACCGGCTTGCGGTTTTCGGCTATGCTCACGTCCCCTCCTATATGAAGCGTCAGCGCCAGATCGATGAGACGGCGCTGCCGGATAATGTCGCCCGCGCTGAGCAAGCCGCGGCTATTGCAGATACGCTGGTCTCGGCCGGCTACCGCCAGATCGGGCTCGACCATTTCGCCCTGCCCAATGACGAGCTCGCGCTGGCCCAGAAAGCTGGTCGGCTGCGCCGCAACTCTCTGGGCTATTCGGCTGATACCTGCAAAACCGTAATCGGCTTAGGTCCGTCAGCCATCGGCCGTCTGCGTGACGGTTACGTCCAGAACGAGATCGCAACCGCCTCCTATCACCAACACATTCAGGCTGGCCGTCTGGCAACCTCAAAAGGCTACTGTCTCACCGCCGAAGATCGCCTCCGCGCCGCAATCATCGAGCGTCTGATGTGCGATTTGCAGGTCGACGTACCAGCAATCTGTGCTGCTCACGGATTTGATCCGATGCCTCTTCTCGATTCGGCCGACCGCCTGGGAATGCTTGCCGAAGACGGGATAGTGGAGATTGAAGAGGGATTCATTCGGGTCAAGCAGGAGCACCGGTTTGTCATTCGCGCTGTTGCTGCCGCGTTCGACACTTATCTCGACCGTACCCCCTATTAA
- a CDS encoding carbohydrate porin — MKRGNADKATQTRRQKTIDPFERYNNLREKGMWLNIPGPADTIDQDTDGVRSALADVGIGYIGWTHNSFANNQLPNAARSTIANQLYMGQNPTFASANFMIVTYDLSRFGIADGQIVVGAEQQYWTWERPGPDRVGINTLAYYQTFFDRTLELKLGYLRNQNEFTGTLFGGITGSNMSALFQAGMSTNAAPTPAVNLKYNFDDRLYNKVSVQRSISPDGAYAHITENPTGLNWSTANAGILLVEEAGYKSKAAPGVADTWLRAGVGLNSSRYTNLADPKQQRESGNNFHYIAADRQLWQIDASGTPSRGIYGGFSIMGAPPDLNRISQYYELRLYAKGPFDSRPSDLIAIVASNTSWSKFAVDAALAKGQLVHRDTTAITGTYTAHLAPGIYAGVGLSYIHNPTSITHTPQTEHALNLLVSTLIFF; from the coding sequence GTGAAGCGCGGCAATGCGGACAAGGCTACTCAGACGAGACGGCAAAAGACGATAGATCCCTTCGAAAGGTACAACAATCTGCGTGAAAAAGGGATGTGGCTCAACATACCTGGCCCTGCGGACACGATTGATCAGGACACGGACGGCGTTAGATCGGCGCTGGCAGATGTCGGCATTGGCTACATCGGCTGGACACACAACAGCTTTGCAAACAACCAGCTGCCGAATGCAGCCAGAAGCACTATCGCAAACCAGCTCTATATGGGCCAGAATCCGACCTTCGCGTCGGCAAACTTCATGATCGTCACCTACGATCTCAGCCGGTTTGGCATTGCCGACGGACAGATTGTCGTAGGAGCCGAGCAGCAATACTGGACGTGGGAGCGCCCGGGACCAGATCGAGTGGGAATCAATACGCTCGCCTACTACCAGACTTTCTTCGACAGGACGCTAGAACTCAAACTTGGCTACCTCAGAAACCAAAATGAGTTCACCGGCACATTGTTCGGAGGAATTACAGGATCGAACATGTCTGCCTTGTTCCAGGCAGGGATGAGCACCAATGCTGCGCCGACGCCGGCGGTCAACTTGAAGTACAATTTTGACGATCGCTTGTACAACAAGGTCTCCGTCCAGCGCTCAATCAGCCCAGATGGTGCCTATGCCCACATAACCGAGAATCCCACCGGCTTGAACTGGAGCACGGCCAATGCGGGCATCCTTCTCGTTGAAGAAGCCGGCTACAAGAGCAAGGCTGCTCCCGGCGTAGCCGACACGTGGCTGCGGGCGGGCGTTGGTTTGAACAGTAGCCGCTACACGAATTTGGCGGACCCCAAGCAACAAAGGGAGAGTGGGAATAATTTTCACTACATCGCTGCGGACAGGCAGCTCTGGCAGATTGACGCGAGTGGGACGCCGTCTCGCGGCATCTATGGCGGCTTCTCCATCATGGGAGCTCCGCCTGACCTCAACAGGATCAGCCAATATTACGAGCTTCGTCTTTATGCGAAAGGGCCTTTTGATAGCCGGCCCAGTGATCTGATTGCAATCGTTGCTAGTAACACGAGCTGGAGCAAATTTGCGGTGGATGCTGCCCTGGCTAAAGGCCAGCTTGTGCATCGTGATACCACGGCAATCACCGGAACATATACCGCCCATCTTGCTCCGGGAATATATGCAGGCGTGGGACTATCATACATTCATAACCCCACAAGCATCACGCACACGCCCCAAACTGAACACGCGCTCAATCTGCTGGTATCTACGTTGATATTCTTCTGA
- a CDS encoding IS1182 family transposase, which yields MLGRKERDQLELFITGSLKQLVPDEHVLARVDRVLDLSWLREEVSDCYCANDGRPGIDPEAAVRLMLAGLLTGIVHDRKLMREAQVNIAIRWFAGYGLHEQLPHHSSLTRIRQRWGEERFRRIFKRTVEACLKAKIATAEVVHIDASLIRANVSWDSLTEQHVVDVLSENQSEDESEAERKGRQSGKYKKICTTDPDATMATNARNRRLEPAYKQHTAVDDKVGVILDVAVTTGQTNEGEMIEPQVDEVEAIAGIDIKVVTADAGYAYAKVYGALERRGIDALIPAKAEPIKSRVPLRRFRYDAKNDILKCPRGRILRPARPIKHGRFFYSKAKDCARCPLKGDCLSKGRVNKAVVVGDDYPALLRARRRRERWSKQDRRLYQRHRWRSEGFHGEAKTWHGLARAIRRGLPNMKIQAYLTAAAINLKRLAAALLALILPWIVLIVRLRLQIAP from the coding sequence ATGCTGGGGCGCAAGGAGCGGGATCAGTTGGAGCTCTTCATCACTGGCTCGCTCAAACAGCTCGTCCCAGATGAGCACGTGCTGGCGCGGGTCGATCGTGTGCTCGACCTATCTTGGCTAAGGGAAGAGGTCTCCGACTGCTATTGCGCGAACGACGGTCGGCCAGGCATCGATCCAGAAGCCGCGGTACGCCTGATGCTCGCGGGTCTGCTCACCGGCATCGTACACGATCGCAAGCTGATGCGTGAGGCTCAGGTCAACATCGCCATTCGCTGGTTTGCTGGTTATGGCCTGCACGAGCAGCTACCGCACCATTCCAGCCTGACGCGCATCCGCCAGCGCTGGGGCGAAGAGCGATTCCGTAGGATCTTTAAACGCACGGTCGAGGCCTGCCTGAAGGCCAAGATCGCAACAGCCGAAGTGGTTCACATCGATGCGTCGCTGATCCGCGCCAACGTGAGTTGGGACAGCCTCACCGAGCAGCATGTGGTGGATGTGCTGAGCGAGAATCAAAGCGAAGATGAAAGCGAGGCTGAGAGGAAGGGCCGGCAAAGCGGCAAGTACAAGAAGATCTGCACCACCGATCCGGATGCGACAATGGCCACCAATGCCCGAAACCGGCGGCTGGAGCCCGCTTACAAGCAGCACACTGCCGTCGATGACAAGGTCGGCGTTATTCTGGACGTCGCGGTCACGACTGGACAAACGAACGAAGGGGAGATGATCGAGCCGCAAGTCGATGAGGTTGAAGCGATTGCGGGCATCGACATCAAGGTGGTCACCGCCGACGCGGGATATGCCTACGCTAAAGTCTACGGTGCGCTCGAGCGGCGCGGCATCGATGCCCTGATCCCAGCTAAAGCCGAACCAATCAAGAGTCGCGTACCGCTCAGACGCTTCCGGTACGACGCCAAGAACGACATCTTGAAGTGCCCGCGAGGACGTATCTTGCGCCCCGCGCGGCCCATCAAGCACGGCCGTTTCTTTTACTCGAAGGCGAAGGATTGCGCCCGGTGTCCGCTCAAGGGCGATTGCCTATCCAAAGGGCGAGTTAACAAAGCGGTCGTTGTCGGTGACGATTATCCGGCACTGCTCCGCGCCCGCCGCCGTCGCGAGCGATGGAGTAAGCAGGATCGACGGCTCTATCAACGCCATCGCTGGCGCTCAGAGGGCTTCCACGGCGAAGCCAAAACCTGGCACGGACTAGCGCGCGCCATACGGCGCGGTCTACCGAACATGAAGATCCAAGCCTACCTGACGGCCGCCGCCATCAATCTGAAGCGGCTGGCAGCCGCTCTGCTTGCGCTTATTCTGCCTTGGATTGTCCTCATAGTGCGTTTGCGGCTTCAGATCGCCCCGTAG